The genomic region TTCCTTATTGCTAGCTTAACTGTGGTTTCCATAATTACTCCAAATgcagtttttttttcctatactCCTACCCTTGGGACCTCTCTTCTTTATCAACTTCTGTCACCAGTTCTACATCAAGCCATTCACATCCATTCTTCCATTGAGTAGCTTTCATTTTTGCTTGCTCCATATGTTCTTTTTCAATGGAAGTGTATCAGTGCTGAAGAAAGGTATTCCACAAGGTCTGAAATTGGTGTATTTCCCACAGACCAATCTGTTGTGGCTCTTTCAAATCAGTTTCTCACATAGCTTTTTGACTGGAAGGTCTTTGGTTCTCAATATCAGGTTATTGGGCTGTCTTATCTTCTACCTCTCATTTTTGCAGATATTGAGTTTTTGCTTTCCTTGTCTTCATGTTGCTGTATTCCTTCCAGATTCCTGATCCTCCCAGATGGCTTAATCATTTTGACTGGGATATTAATGAGATACACCTTTCCCTCACTTTAATGTTGTTTGACCCTTATTTTCTCATGTTCCGTGTTTCACCtttaccttaaaatatatttctttctcctTTTAGATTGTAGATATTGAAGGTCTGATTTGTTTGCTGTTGATATTTCATGTACGCTTTCCCATCCTACCATTCTTCTCTATTATCTGGATCATTCCTTCTTCCCTAGAACCTTGGCAGCTATGgttgttaactctttctttctgCCTATTCCCCTTCCATTTCTGATCTCTACCTTCCTACTGATCCAGATAGACTTCTATGTACAGTACATAACCTTCATTGCTTTGTGGTCCCCACAAATTTCTTTCATGGTACCCTTTCTTTACTCTTTGTTTTTTTGGAGTCTTTCTCTATTCATGTTCTTTCCCCTTCTGCACTCATCACCAGTTTGGTTTGGCTTGTGTTTCACTTGGTATATTCCTTCATGACTTCTTTCCATTGGAATTTGTCAAAGTCGACTTCTCAGATTCAACACTTCATCATTTTCCtcacattttacatttttccTCAAATTTAACATCTGGGCACGTGGACTCCACCAAATACATTTGTCTCACATTACTTACATCACgtcacccagtggcacagtagtatgtctgtggagttacaatgctagaatctgAGTTTCAATTCCTTTGCTAGGCAAAGcaaaaatagctcattgtgttgctttgtgcttaacttaaaacaagcACACATAATattgtagtttcttttttgttgagGTCTTACCTGTTACTGTTCTTCAAGCTTCAGTGGGACTTTAACTGGGTGAGTTTATGTTTATGCTGTTTTTTCCCTCTATGTGGCTCTTACATCATCTGTTTGTtatatggatcctgctctgtggtgAGTGGTGTGCATGACAAGGTATTCCTTAATTTGTATTCTAGTCTCCTTTTTGTCCTTATGTGTATATAATGTGCATTGTAAAGGCTAAAACATTTGAATCAAAGACAATGGCCTCACTCACCTTTTTTAGATTTTTGGATACAATCCCTTGTATACACTTGCTTCTATATATGACATTTGAATAGCCAATAAAATGTTCAGAATGTCTCCTTAGAGATTTTCTcagacattttcaaatataacagtgCCATATCTTTCTTTCAAGAGAAGCCTTCTTGCTTGTAAATTGAGTCTTTAGTctgttcaaaatattatatttgttttaaacacaaatatagcTTAGTTatgaaacttgataaattataatggaattgtattgatatagtaatttgtaattaatttgttttttcatatatatatttaacagaaaaaaaatactttgtttcacatcctccacttgcaaaatttcttaaggcttagcaagctaCAACAAGCAGCAACTGAATACAaaggttgtaactagaagagataattatttgccTTGCTTTGttatttactgttctacattttgagaaaaattaatttaagaacttgtttgtaagtagtaataataatgtataataattgaaatgtgactgtattttacaaaataccagtTCACTAAACACACAGCCAAGACAGAGtaactttgtaaagactaaaggtcaggtTTAATTAAACTGAACAACCTTAAATGAACtgaatatgataataaaaattcataattagCAATATTCCAATTACTTGAATAgttttaataattgaaaatagtaatgaaaagaaattaattttttattagttgagtatttttgtaattttaatcagTTTAATTATAATTGATGTTCATAGGAAGtcaggcacggcatggccaggtgggttaaggtgcttgattcgtaatctgaggatcgtgggtttgaatccccgtcacaccaaacatgctcaccctttcagttgtgggggcattataatgtggcagttagtcccactatttgttggtaatagagtagcccaagagttggtggtgggtggtgatgactagctgccttccctctagtcttacactgctaaattaggaacagctagcacagatagcacttgtgtagctttgcgtgaaattcaaaacaaacaaacacgggaagtcagttatatttattaagttaaatacCCAGTTATACCAACCATTATACCTAATATTTGATCTTCTCAAATCTAACATAACCACTTTtgcttgttttaataaattattacatgaaaCTAATTGTGGCCTTTAGTCTAGTTGTGGAGACACCCTGTCTTTACAGTCTCTCAAGCATAGGGTCATGAATGATCTGACTGATTGGTATTGAGCCTAATCAGTACTATCATCATGTGTAAATaatctttaaataatattgtgCTATTCACTTAGCGATTGTCAATGTATTTGCTATGTAATGATGACTGACTTGAAATTTTAAGTCTTACGCTATACTAGGTCATAAACTTGATATAACTTTCTTAAACTACAATTCCTTATATCAGCTGAGAGAGTTTTTTTATatcagattttgtttgttttttattgaggACATTAAATACACTTAATGGAAATTTTATGTTATAAGACAGTTTTAACTTAAAGTTTACTAATTCTTTTTTAGTTGGTATTAGTTCTTGGAGACTTGCACATTCCTCATCGATGTCAGGGTCTTCCAATCAAGTTTAAAAAGCTGTTAGTTCCAGGACGAATTCATCATATTCTTTGTACAGGGAATTTGTGCACAAAGGAATCATATGACTACCTTAAAACTTTAGCTAGTGATGTTCATGTTGTCCGTGGAGACTTTGATGAGGTACAATATTTATGTGGAGAATGATATTTTCTGAATCAGTTGTAAGTGTCCCATCTGAAACATTTATGCATTTTGAATTCCATATACTGATGCATatgatgaaaattttgttttaaaatatatatagatttagtgattagtattttcacaatatatagtcacaaatacatgtaaatacacAAAGAAACAGACATTATATGGTTATCTGTCAGTTTGAAACATTCAACTAATTTTAGTATGCAACCAAGGAACAACTATGatcaaatgaaatataattagtatGGGCCAGCAGATACATCTACATTTTTtgctattatttaaagttaaattctgTTATTGCATTAAAACACCAGAAACACACACAGGTTTAGGGTTTTACAGAGCTGCAATTTTAAGTATAATCATATTTATACAGTTTCAGCTCCTAACATCATGTGATTGATCctggaatttttttaaataaataaatttatatgtgataatttatatctgctttatataaatagtttgaaactagtcttgtttttgtttttaaagaaggTTGTTGAAAGTGATTAGTGTATGTAACTATTGGTAAATTTAACTGCAATTCTGGTAGCTctgaactttatttaaaaaatgggtATGCATATTTATATCTCTTAATATTATGTGGGTTAtgtttgaatttataaatatgatgGCCAGTTTGTTCATATCATCCACTATTAAGTTTATATATGATATGTATAGGTACACTTTTCTCTAAACACTCTTTGCTGAGTTTACtcttaaaatgaacaaacaaaaatattcttgtCATAGTTTTAGATTTCAAGCTTGTGGATTCCagtacagtatgtctgttctctCAGAAAATTAGCTATGCTCATTCACTATTGCCCTCCATATGCAAACTTGTTATTAAGCATACTACAAGCCTTCTGAACTTCCTTATTAGAATCAAATGATTCTAACATATCTGTAATGCAAATCGTGTGTCACAACCAGTAGGAGCATAGTCATACGAGTGGCACATATGACCCTCTGCACCTCTCCCggactatcacttctcatttgtcAGCACTTACACTCagatgtctttcttttttttcattttgcttgGTGTTTTAGATCCTACACCCTGAGGCACATTCCTTGCTTTTACTCATAATGAGATGTGCTCCTCATTTGTGTATGCCCAACTTAGTCTCAGTTTCTCCATATCTGGGTGAAGAATATACCTAGTACAGAAAGTGGAGTAGTCTTCCACATATTGTTTTTTGAGGTTCCATCTAGGGGGTGTTCTTCAAATGTTTTAAGAGGATACTTTCTTTTCTCCCATGCACTGGTCCTTCATCTAATCAGTGTGGGATTATAGTTGTATATGTGATCAGAAATTATacatttcttacactgaaaatatatttccaacaggTACTTACTTCTGTTCACACTTCCCACCTTTTTTTTCCCCAGTGTTTACTAATGCATAGTTTTCTGCCTAAACTTGAAGTAACAGTTAAATAGAATAGCACAGAGGGAGTTACATTTGTGTAAGGCATTTCTATTGGGGGGGGGGGTCTGGTGCATGATAAATTGTATCTGTGTATTAGTTAAACTATGTAAATCAAGAGGGTATATAGAAATAAAAGGCTTGTGTTGTGCAAAAGAAAAAGGTTTGCAAATAGAAGGCAGCACTAAATGTATGTGAGAGGAAGTACATACCTCTTGGAAttcattttcagtgtaggaaaattataactttcatggTTAATGATTGTGTAAATCTTAACCACTATAAATACATGTGTTTTAGAATATGTTaagatattttctaaattattcatatgtatgtatttgttttttcctataattttatcatattattaactAAAAGAATCTAAAATTTAGATAAACCATAAGCATGTTTCATAGTTAGAGGGGGGTTTTGTGGTtatgatttttgaaaataatgtttctttagaATCCAAACTACCCTGAACAAAAAGTAGTAACTGTGGGCCAGTTTCGAATTGGACTTTGTCATGGCCATCAAGTTGTTCCATGGGGAGATCCGCATAGTTTGTCACTAATCCAGCTTCAGCTAGATGTAGACATTCTTATATCTGGTCACACTCATAAGTTTGAAGCATATGAGCATGACAATAAATTTTACATCAATCCAGGTTCAGCAACAGGAGCCTATAATCCATTAGACAGgtaaatgtttttcttcttatcATGTATTGCTTTTGATCCCTGaatttttcttattgtatttttttttcattttaatttatatatctttttactctttttaaactttgtttcttcTTCCTCTTATTTATTACCTAATTTTTAGCCATGTCATATTAGCTTATAGAATagttgcaagtttttttttttaagtacaaacttttagctaaTATATCTTGTAGATCCATCATCgtttgaccaatttgagatctacaGTTTTGGTCTCAAAGGACAAAACCTTTTTAATGTATTTGGCCAAACCTAAGATCTCctagattaatttactgtaattcaACCTGAAAGGtaattctcttttgttttttgtctcaTCTTCCAACctttattttatcaacaataaattcttaaagtttataaaacccTTTACATTTGCCAcacttgtgttttgaaattttagtttacaCATATTAGCATTATGTGTCTTTTCTTTTGATATGTGATTACTTGAAATTCCACTCCATGTTTGGAATTTCTTCTCTTAGTTTCAGTGCATTTTGAGTCTCATGTTACAACTACTACCCTCGCTGTTCCTACAACAGTTAAGCTTGCTTTGACTTTAATTGCTTTGGGTCCATAATTGTTAGCAGCAGATGTTACAGTCTTGCTTCACCAGGAGTTGGTATCTTTGTGTAAGTTCCTAATTTGCTTGACGATTATCCTGTCATGTATAGTTCAGGAGTTCCTGAATGAGAAGATGATGAATTTGACAGCACATGTTTTTCCCCTTCTTATGTACACAGTCTCATTTAGCTTCAGTGGAAACACCCAGAGCTTCTTCTACTTTCTTTGAGTTAATAAACCAGATATGTTATGTTTTGTTCCCTGTTTTATGTAACTCCCTCCTTTCCTTTTAGGTGAGGCATCTTTGAGCCAATATCTTGCTCTACCCCTCTTGTAGAATATTGAGGTCCATGCTATAAGGTTTGTAGATCAATTATATGCAAGGTTCAGTGTGTACTTTGATCACCATTTATTTTGGAAGCCCATGCTATGATTTACAGTTTCCTTTTTTTAGACTTTCAACAGTTGGATTATATTCTGCCTCTAAACTAGATTCAGGTCCCCAACTTcagtaacatttttttcattctcAGTATTCCTATATCTACATCTTGTTATCCTTCCTCCTTCATTTCTTTTCCTTACTTAACCTTCTATCCGAGGTTCTTTATTGTGAACCTGAGAGGTGTTAGGTGAAGACTTGTGCCTTGCTTTTTTGTCTGTGCTCATCTTTTCTGTCTTttacccacacacacacacactgttttgGGGATCTTTTGGATTTGGACACCCTTTTGTCCTATCTGTTTATCCCCAACATCATCATGAAACTTTTACATGTCTCTCTTTCTAACACAAGATATTTTTTTGGGGAGGGTTTCCTGACTTGTTGAAGACCTCAGTTGAATCTACATGTTTGCACACCTCTTTTGTTTTCTCATTCACTTCCCATTTGTTCAACCTTATCCTGAATGTATTCCTGCACTTCTTCCCCTTCCTTTTTCTTCTTTGTCAGTGCCTGCTATATGGGTCTCTGAAGTTagctgttggtttgtttgtaaatGGCTTCAGCCCCCTCATGATCTCTACTATGTTGTGGGTACAAGTTCAGTAGGGGGCCAGACTTTTGTGCTTTGCCTTTATTTGGAAATCTTTCACCACAAACCATTAGGTTTTGCTGGTTCTTTCTGAATAGTTCATTCTTTATTTCAGTTCCCCTCATCACATATTCTTTCCCATCTTGGGATGCAATTTCCAGTCCGTGTCTTTCCAAGCGAGTTCTAGATCATCTTCACAATGATATTGTATAATAAGTAGATCCTTCTCAGTCAAgtttcttttcttgtttgttcttaGTCCCCAAGATATACAGGGATTGGTAGCCCCTCatcaatcttttttttattaaaccacTTCCTTAACCTTCCTCAATTCACCATAGAGTCCTTCCTGTTTCTTTGATGAGCTTTCACTCTTGGTCTCTGTCTCAGATGCTTACCTCTGCATTCCAATCTCTTTTAGCTTGCCAGCATTTACTTCATTTTGTCTTTCAGGATTACAGTTTCTTGGGTTGCCTTTGCTTGTCATTTTCATTCTAGGGGCCTTTGTTAACTTCTTCCCTTCATACTCAATTTCTTTTTCAAGAGGATGCACAGATAGATTTGCTAGTCAAAGTGGAAAGTCCTTCCTTGCCCCTACACAATATTTTGTTCATCTTAGGATATTCTTCAATTTCTGTCTCAGGGCCCACCCTTCTTCCCTTTTTCTGTGATTGATGGAGCATATGGTTTGGAGTGTTTATTCCTCTCCTCCAACTGTGTGAGAGGTTCTATTTCATTTTGGAGACAGGTTTCTCATTCCCCTCAGGAGACTATATGCATTCCCTACAGTAatctttaatattatcattagaAGTTATTTGGGTTCAATAACATAAGTTTATCAAGATTAGTTAGTACTCATAGTCAATTTCAGGTTTGAAATTAGAGCTTACTTATATCCTTTGTCCTATAACTGTAGATAAGGCTTAACATGGATCTTTGTTATTCTTACTGGTATATCATAAattagtttattgtgtttttctcAAGACATCACATCTTATGCATATGTTACTATCAATGCAcacttaattttacaatataacatttattttattttcattattatttatctttaatacaTTGTCATATTAACTTTGTGTGGATATCTAGAGCCAGGATCAGCACAAATTTCTCCTAACAGTGTACATATCATTGTTAAGCTACGGTTTTAAATTCAAGTTTAGTGATGTACTTTGTCCTGCATAGATTGATTATGCTTAACAAGTGTCTGTGTTTTCAGCTTATTTATAGTTCATCTTACAGGTTAAGATGAACCTGTAAGATTAAAGATATTCTTTCCTTTAAAACATAACATCTTATACATATGTTAATTTCATTACATACATAGGTAAATTTACATTATATCAGTTATTAAATTTTCTTAgttcttaataatatatttttttgcaaTTAATTTAGCTTGCAAAAACATCTGCCCTCCTTTCTCCCAGTATTGCTTGCCTTCCTCCTACAACTGTGGAATATGTTTAGGATAGCTTAGAGTTTGTCAGTTTTCCTTCACCTGTTTATGGCTTGTATTCCCAGGCCTCTACTGCGTAATCTATTAGACCAACCTCAGCCTTTTTTAGACATGTCTTTACAGTATACTTTCCCTTCCACTTCCAGACATATTTCATGAGGGTCATTTTTACCTCTTTTTGGAAAGGATACTTGCATGTTTTGTTCATCATATGTTTTGGTTCACTTTGCCCTCATTTACCTTCAGACAGATTTTCTTCTTGATTCTATGCTCTTAGGATCTCTTTCACTTGTATCTGGAGCGGTCTCTGGTAATCCTCTCCATCTTATCCCACACTCAGTTATCCAACTTTATCTGACTCTGTTGACACTCCTACAGGAAATGTCTACCTTACACCTCCTCACTTAGGTGTTTCACATATATCTAGGGGATTTTTCTGGGGTATTTCTTCCTCCTTCCTTCCATGTTAGGGCATTTACCATCTTCAGCTCTTTTCCTCTACACATGGTTTCTTTTCTTCTGTGACATTCTGGAATGGGTCACTGCTTTGTATCATTTGTTTACCATCCATTTGTAATAGGGACTTATAGTTAGCTCTTTTTTGGCTGTTTCTGTGCATTTAGCATTATGAGGTATATTCAgtgctatattttaattttattggtaCCTTATTTGTTTCATTCTGTGCCATTGCCATCTTTGTTCATGTTCCATGTCCAACACTTTCCTAATTTTTACCTGTCCTACTTATAGGTTTCTCCATTCATCATGAATGCTTGATACTAATTGGCAAGCAATTTCTGCAGGAGTGAGAATGCCCATGGTACACAGTTATTTTCCATTCCTGGGATTCTGTCTTAGGTTTTTTTTTCACTACAGGATTTGGCACCACTTTTGTACAGTTGTCCTTCAGATTTATTTCTGTTCCATGTGTTGTTTTTTGGGTGGTCTGTATTTTATCTGACTTTTATACTTTTGTGGACTTTACTCATTACTTCTTGGAAGTTTGACTTCAGATAGCTCCTTCTGAATGGGGGGTGTGTGTCTTTACATACTTATCTGATACTTACAAACCAGCAGTCTGTGTGGTTGGGTTTCTCAGTTGGATACGTTTTCTTCTTACATATCTAACAATTTCAATTAGTTGAGAGTGTATTTTTAAACACCCACATCCATCAGGACCAATCATTCTCCTCCTTGAATGCAGTTGATGGAGTATTCTGTTTTCTATGCCATTATGGTTCATTCTCTTCCTGGTAGTGAGGTTCTAATGCTTGTGGGATGTGGTTTCTATAGAACTTTTTTCCTGTGGGTCTGGCACATTTGTAATCTCTTCAAGAGACAATACATAACTTATGGTCCCTTGCAAGGGCTTTTTTGGATTCTGCTCTTAACTTTCCTCCTTATCTCTTCAGTTATATGCAATGATGGTTGAACATATCTCCCATGTTGTTGGATTTGCCAATTCCTCTCTATCATCTAGATTTGTTTCTCTTCCCTAATGCACATCTCCAAAGTTGTGGGCATGAATTGATTAGCAGGAGGCTTCAAGATAGTGGTCTTTGGATGAAAGGTCTTACCATGTTAACACCCTGGCACTTCCAGCAATTGAATGTGCTTGAGTTCACTTTCTTCCTGTTGTCCAGATTTGACTAATCATTTTTCATTCCAACTATTTGATGGTGGTAGGTTATACTACTTGTCAAAGGGGTACTTGTTCATGTTCTGATTTTAGTATACAGTATATCTCATTTTTTTTTGAACCAACACACTTGACATGTCTTTTTTTGTGTTGTGATTAGGTGCTTTTGTCATTGTTGCAGATTGCCTTTCTTGTTCAGGCACAAAATCTCTCAAGGAATGGTCTCTTGATCCTCAAATTATCAGTGGCTCTGCCTCCTGTGGAGTACTCCACTATGAGAACCATTTGATTCCTTTCTCAGTTCCAAGttacttcttttatttttgatgttcAGCTCATTATCCACTCACTCTTACTGTTTATGTTTTGACAGAGTTAGATCAACTTTATAACTTTAGTTTTTCTAATTTCATCAATCTTTTTTTCAACATGATTTTGGTTCTCCATGTCACTCTGGGTCAGGGCTTTCTACCTAATCCTTCCTGGCCAACACAGATATGGTGTTCTTAGTTGTTTTGGCtctatattttgatttttgttcttGTATACTTCACTCACTTATAGTTCTACAAAACCCAAATTGTAATGCCATattgatttcattttataattaatatggtCATAAAATGCAAACtagagatggggtgttccacaagattgctCATAGactattctttaaaatatttttgcttcataaatattcCCATTCCAGACCACGCTAACCCAtggatttcataaaataaattggGTTTGATCAGCTTTTCAGTATTGGGTTTTATGCTCACCCATTGCACTATCTCCAGTGTGAATGTTTCTATGAACACTTCACCACCACCCCTCTCCATTTCATCTAGTGGAACAAgagagtccttaccactttccatTTCCAAGTTACTGAAATACTGGACCATGGTAGTATTCTCCTGATTGAGACAcacaacataaattataaagaCTTGAAGAAGTTGAGAGTACGACAGTAGTGTTCTGCTATGTGGATGATGTCTTCCAAATATATATTCCATCTCTGCATGGGTTTGTCTGAGGTGTTGTTGTAGTTTAGAAGTGTGCTGCCTTAATGATTGAGATCTCTCACCCTATCCCTGCATGGAAGTCAGTACCTGTTGGttgagttttggatttagagctgaACTAACTGATATTATGTAATCATCTGTATATTGTATCCCTTTGAGTGGGATCTCTTATCCCAACATGTGGTTGTGTTTTAGACTTAAGATTGAACCAATCAATATAAGTCCTCACAAGTGTGTTTAGGATATCTATGGTCTCTAACTCATTTTGCCTTGAGTGCACTACCCCAGTGTTGTGGTTCACAGTGGATGCACTTGTTAGTTGTTCTGCTTCTTCCTTTTGTGCTACCAGTCAGTGCCTTTATGCCAAGAATATTACTGCATTTGAGATGGTTCCAGTCTGTTTTGTTTGAGtttgatatacatgtatatattatttcacACAGTAAGCATGTGCCCTATTCAATCTCCCTCTGGTTGAGCTTGAGATAAaaatggtatgatcctcatcaCCCCTCACATGGATGTCAGTTTCAAACATTTAAGTTTTGGATGAAATTAACTTGCTGTGTCAAGTCCATTGCATCCTAGCCACCCTACAATTTGGGGCACATCCTTTTACTCATTCCTACATTGATGTACTCCAAGGGATTACAATTCTATGATAACTTGTACATGAGAATCAGTTAAGAGCATGTGAATTGAGGGATTCATGGAAGTAAAAGGCTTGTGGCAGTACtgaataagaatatttatgtcagTGAGCAGAAGtacctgttggaaatacattttcattgtgGAGAAATTATGTTTTCTGAGGGCTTGTTTGAACCTTTTCAAGTCTGTcatatttctttatgtattagGCCCACTGCAGTCCTTTtatttttaccaagaaataaatacttttaaaatcagATCCTGTTATTATTTCTCACATCATTAGCCACACAGTCAggtgttgtttatatataaaaataaacttgcagATAACTTCATGCAACCTTGTTGGCTGCTATGGCTCCATCACATTAGTTTTATCTGTCTTAAGACTAGTGATGCTTCGTGTGCAGTAATCCATTATTTTTTAACCATACTGTTGTACACAAACGTTAAATATTTGTGAGAACCTACGACACTCATGTAAATTTTAAGTTACAAAATTGGATATGAATTATAGGAAATTCAAACTAACAAGAAGTTTTAGAAATTTATCTATGACCGAACTTTCATTTGATAAACTACAATTCTCCATGATAAGACATTGCAAGGATTACTATATTAATTGTATATCATCATAACTTGGTGGTACATTGTGAATATCTCTCAGCTCAGACAGCAGACCTCTGGCTAGTTGATAGGAAAACAGTACAATTCAGTCAGCAAAAACTTTTATTGTAcaattttgtaatgaaaaaaattgaaatatgacAGGACCCAACTGTCAGTCCCCACAGATTATTTGGCAAGAGGCTGTTCACCACCTTCatgcatttttttaaacatgaagTAATAAAGTTACTAGTCTTTATAGTAGAATAATTTGTTAGAATACTTGCAGAAACATAAAATTAGACAATTAACGTCCTTATGTATATAAGTGCTAGAAAAGCACGTACATTTCTATTAATGGATGAACAAATCAAATTGTGATATTTCAAACTAACGTATATCAAGGAATTCATCTAATAGCCAGTCTTGCGTTGGATGAAGCctcaatattacattttaaattatgttgtattgGCTATTTTAATTGCAAACAGATAAACATTCTTAAAggtaaataaagtttatcaataattagagaaaaaaaatgctaaatgttaaatatatatctatcacagacattttgtttgtttaattgcatttatttccagatttactttttaaaaaatcagttctTGTTCTTCAGCCAACTAGCAGTACAGTTGTACTTGTAAGATGTCGACTGTTTGCCTCTTGATTTCTTTCACAAGTAAACTTTTTGCTCATCTAGTAGCTGGAAATAGATTACTTTTTTAATCAAACACTTTCATTACTCTCTTGATCATCTTTTTTATCTCACGTGAGAGATAAAAACCTTTTAAGTTTATGTAGCTTTACAagaatttctaataattacatacTTGAGATAAGAACAGTCTGCtttcttttgatattattttatcatatgtaggccaattttacatcaaataattCAGTGCTGCTTTTTCCAGATAGTAACAATTTTCTAAGTATTCTCTCAGTATCCAAACTTATTGttcaagtatatttatattttaagtaggAGCTAGCCAGAAATGAAAGTACTGCTTATAATCTAAGGAAATAATTGCTGGAATAATCTTTACTTTAagatttaaacttttgttttatgtttgcTGAAAAATGTTTTGGCTGTATTGTTATAAATTAGATACTTTTCTCTATTGTCAAATAAAATGTaaggtgtttttataaagtttcagcACATTGGTTGATACtggttcatatattttttatatatgaatCAGTGCACTTAGTATTTAAATGCcacaaaatactaaaaaatttAACATTCATCTTTTAATCTCACTATGTTTAGTGTATTTCACTCTTACTGCTTGAGAATTCAATTGTAATTTTTTCAG from Tachypleus tridentatus isolate NWPU-2018 chromosome 1, ASM421037v1, whole genome shotgun sequence harbors:
- the LOC143226084 gene encoding vacuolar protein sorting-associated protein 29-like, producing MLVLVLGDLHIPHRCQGLPIKFKKLLVPGRIHHILCTGNLCTKESYDYLKTLASDVHVVRGDFDENPNYPEQKVVTVGQFRIGLCHGHQVVPWGDPHSLSLIQLQLDVDILISGHTHKFEAYEHDNKFYINPGSATGAYNPLDSNIIPSFVLMDIQSSTVVTYVYQLIGEDVKVERIEYKKS